The following are encoded in a window of Citrobacter freundii genomic DNA:
- the purR gene encoding HTH-type transcriptional repressor PurR gives MATIKDVAKRANVSTTTVSHVINKTRFVAEETRNAVWAAIKELHYSPSAVARSLKVNHTKSIGLLATSSEAAYFAEIIEAVEKNCFQKGYTLILGNAWNSLEKQQAYLSMMAQKRVDGLLVMCSEYPEPLLSMLEEYRHIPMVVMDWGEAKADFTDTVIDNAFEGGYMAGRYLVERGHREIGVIPGPMERNTGAGRLAGFMKAMEEALIKVPDNWIVQGDFEPESGYRAMQQILSQSHRPTAVFCGGDIMAMGALCAADEMGLRVPQDVSLIGYDNVRNARFFTPALTTIHQPKDSLGETAFNMLLDRIVNKREESQSIEVHPRLVERRSVADGPFRDYRR, from the coding sequence ATGGCAACAATTAAAGATGTAGCGAAGCGAGCAAACGTTTCCACTACAACCGTATCACACGTAATTAACAAAACACGCTTTGTCGCGGAAGAAACGCGCAATGCCGTCTGGGCAGCAATTAAAGAACTACATTATTCCCCAAGCGCGGTGGCACGCAGTCTGAAGGTGAATCACACTAAATCGATTGGCTTGTTGGCGACCAGCAGCGAAGCCGCCTACTTTGCGGAAATCATCGAAGCCGTTGAGAAGAACTGCTTCCAGAAAGGCTATACGCTGATTCTGGGCAACGCGTGGAACAGCCTCGAGAAACAGCAGGCCTACCTCTCCATGATGGCGCAGAAGCGCGTAGATGGTCTGCTGGTGATGTGTTCTGAATACCCGGAACCTCTGCTTTCCATGCTCGAAGAATATCGCCATATTCCGATGGTGGTGATGGATTGGGGCGAAGCCAAAGCCGATTTTACCGATACGGTCATCGATAACGCCTTTGAAGGCGGTTATATGGCAGGCCGTTATCTGGTTGAACGCGGTCATCGCGAGATTGGTGTGATCCCAGGACCTATGGAGCGTAACACCGGCGCCGGACGCCTGGCGGGCTTTATGAAGGCGATGGAAGAAGCGCTGATTAAAGTGCCTGACAACTGGATTGTCCAGGGCGATTTTGAGCCTGAATCCGGGTATCGCGCCATGCAGCAGATCCTCTCCCAGTCGCACCGCCCGACCGCCGTCTTCTGTGGTGGTGATATCATGGCGATGGGCGCGCTTTGCGCCGCTGACGAGATGGGCCTGCGCGTCCCGCAAGATGTGTCGCTGATTGGTTACGACAACGTGCGTAACGCCCGCTTCTTCACCCCGGCATTAACCACCATTCATCAGCCAAAAGATTCGCTCGGTGAAACGGCCTTTAACATGCTGTTAGACCGTATCGTGAATAAACGCGAAGAGTCACAGTCTATTGAGGTGCACCCGCGCCTGGTAGAACGTCGCTCCGTGGCCGATGGTCCGTTCCGCGATTATCGTCGATAA
- the cydH gene encoding cytochrome bd-I accessory subunit CydH, with translation MSTDLKFSLVTTIIVLGLIVASGLTAALH, from the coding sequence ATGAGCACCGATCTGAAATTTTCGTTAGTCACCACCATTATTGTTCTGGGTTTGATTGTCGCCAGTGGTTTAACCGCCGCGCTGCATTGA
- a CDS encoding MFS transporter — MKINYPLLALAIGAFGIGTTEFSPMGLLPVIAKGVDVSIPAAGMLISAYAVGVMVGAPLMTLLLSHRGRRNALIFLMAIFTLGNVLSALSPDYTTLMLSRILTSLNHGAFFGLGSVVAASVVPKHKQASAVATMFMGLTIANIGGVPAATWLGETIGWRMSFMATAGLGVISMVSLFFSLPKGGAGERPNVRKELAVLMRPQVVSALLTTVLGAGAMFTLYTYISPVLHSITHATPAFVTGMLVLIGVGFSIGNYLGGKLADRSVNGTLKGFLLLLMVIMLAIPLLARSELGAAISMVVWGAATFAVVPPLQMRVMRVASDAPGLSSSVNIGAFNLGNALGAAAGGAVISGGLGYSFVPVMGAIVAGMALLLVFVSARKQPDKACSVTN, encoded by the coding sequence ATGAAAATAAATTATCCACTACTGGCGCTGGCGATAGGGGCGTTTGGTATCGGCACGACAGAGTTTTCTCCGATGGGGTTATTACCCGTCATCGCTAAAGGCGTCGATGTCTCGATTCCGGCGGCAGGGATGCTAATTAGCGCCTATGCGGTAGGGGTGATGGTCGGTGCACCGTTAATGACCTTATTGCTTTCTCATCGCGGGCGCCGCAATGCGCTGATTTTTCTGATGGCGATTTTTACGCTCGGCAACGTGCTGTCGGCGTTATCTCCCGATTACACTACTCTGATGCTGTCGCGTATTCTGACCAGTCTTAACCATGGGGCCTTTTTTGGTCTCGGCTCGGTTGTAGCGGCAAGCGTGGTGCCAAAGCACAAACAGGCCAGCGCTGTCGCCACCATGTTTATGGGACTCACCATCGCCAATATTGGCGGCGTTCCTGCAGCGACCTGGCTGGGTGAAACCATCGGCTGGCGCATGTCCTTTATGGCAACGGCGGGTCTGGGGGTTATCTCGATGGTCAGCCTGTTCTTCTCGTTGCCGAAAGGCGGAGCAGGGGAGCGCCCGAACGTGCGCAAAGAGCTGGCAGTGCTCATGCGCCCGCAGGTGGTGTCAGCGTTGCTGACTACTGTGCTGGGAGCCGGCGCGATGTTCACGCTCTATACCTATATTTCACCGGTGCTGCATAGCATCACCCATGCCACGCCTGCCTTTGTAACCGGAATGCTGGTGCTGATTGGCGTCGGGTTCTCAATCGGTAACTATCTGGGCGGCAAACTGGCGGACCGCTCAGTCAACGGCACGCTGAAAGGCTTCTTACTGCTATTGATGGTGATTATGCTGGCAATCCCGTTACTGGCGCGTAGTGAATTGGGTGCAGCCATCAGCATGGTAGTCTGGGGTGCGGCAACCTTTGCAGTAGTTCCGCCGTTACAGATGCGTGTGATGCGCGTTGCCAGCGACGCGCCGGGCTTATCATCCTCGGTCAACATTGGTGCGTTTAATCTGGGGAATGCGCTAGGTGCGGCGGCGGGTGGCGCAGTGATATCGGGTGGTTTAGGTTACAGTTTTGTCCCGGTGATGGGGGCAATTGTGGCTGGGATGGCGTTGCTACTGGTCTTTGTCTCCGCGAGAAAACAGCCTGACAAGGCCTGCAGCGTCACGAACTAA
- the sodB gene encoding superoxide dismutase [Fe]: MSFELPALPYAKDALAPHISAETLEYHYGKHHQTYVTNLNNLIKGTAFEGKSLEEIVRSSEGGVFNNAAQVWNHTFYWNCLAPNAGGEPTGELAEAIVASFGSFADFKAQFTDAAIKNFGAGWTWLVKGTDGKLAIVSTSNAGTPLTTDATPLMTVDVWEHAYYIDYRNARPGYLEHFWALVNWAFVAKNFAA, from the coding sequence ATGTCGTTCGAATTACCTGCATTACCGTATGCCAAAGATGCTCTGGCGCCGCACATTTCTGCTGAAACGCTGGAATACCACTATGGCAAACACCACCAGACTTACGTTACTAACCTGAATAACCTGATCAAAGGCACGGCGTTTGAAGGCAAATCACTGGAAGAGATCGTACGTAGCTCTGAAGGTGGTGTGTTTAACAACGCGGCTCAGGTCTGGAACCACACTTTCTACTGGAACTGCCTGGCACCCAACGCGGGCGGCGAACCGACCGGTGAACTGGCTGAAGCCATTGTTGCATCTTTTGGTAGCTTCGCTGACTTCAAAGCGCAATTCACCGATGCGGCGATCAAAAACTTCGGTGCTGGCTGGACCTGGCTGGTAAAAGGTACTGATGGCAAACTGGCTATCGTTTCCACGTCAAATGCCGGAACACCGCTGACCACCGATGCAACGCCGCTGATGACCGTTGATGTGTGGGAACACGCCTACTACATCGACTATCGCAACGCGCGTCCTGGCTACCTGGAACATTTCTGGGCGCTGGTGAACTGGGCGTTTGTTGCGAAAAACTTCGCAGCATAA
- a CDS encoding C40 family peptidase — protein MARINRISITLCALLFTTLPFTSVAHASKQARTTPAVSHTLKTVDKKKSATASKKVTQTSKKTAKKTTSKSSTKTASSSKKRTATPAKTTKTVNRRSKVATTQTAAVTWTEKCTPRKGHKPRCVKVKSTAPVALADAHKVKVQKATKTAMSTLMNQIGKPYRWGGSSPRTGFDCSGLVYYAYKDLVKFRIPRTANEMYHLRDAAPIDRDELKNGDLVFFRTQGRGTADHVGVYVGNGKFIQSPRSGQEIQITSLSEDYWQRHYVGARRVMTPKTIR, from the coding sequence GTGGCGCGGATAAACCGGATCTCGATCACGCTCTGTGCTTTGCTTTTTACCACACTCCCTTTTACGTCAGTGGCCCATGCTTCCAAGCAGGCCAGGACGACACCTGCCGTTTCCCATACGCTCAAAACGGTAGATAAAAAGAAAAGCGCGACAGCCAGTAAAAAAGTCACACAAACCAGCAAGAAAACGGCAAAAAAAACCACCAGTAAATCCAGCACCAAAACCGCTTCCTCTTCCAAAAAACGCACCGCGACACCTGCAAAAACAACCAAAACGGTCAACCGTCGCAGTAAAGTCGCAACAACACAAACCGCTGCGGTCACCTGGACTGAAAAATGCACCCCGCGCAAAGGTCACAAGCCGCGCTGTGTAAAAGTAAAATCAACAGCCCCGGTAGCCCTCGCTGATGCCCATAAAGTGAAAGTGCAAAAAGCGACCAAAACCGCGATGTCTACTCTGATGAACCAGATCGGTAAACCCTACCGCTGGGGTGGCTCTTCACCGAGAACCGGTTTTGATTGCAGTGGTCTGGTTTATTACGCGTATAAGGACCTGGTGAAGTTCCGCATTCCGCGTACTGCCAATGAAATGTACCACCTGCGCGACGCGGCACCGATCGACCGCGATGAACTGAAAAACGGCGATTTGGTCTTCTTCCGTACCCAGGGCCGCGGCACCGCCGATCACGTTGGTGTCTACGTTGGCAACGGTAAGTTTATTCAGTCACCACGTAGCGGTCAGGAGATCCAAATCACCTCCCTGAGTGAAGATTACTGGCAGCGCCACTATGTGGGCGCTCGTCGTGTCATGACGCCAAAAACAATTCGCTAA
- the grxD gene encoding monothiol glutaredoxin 4: MSTTIEKIQRQIAENPILLYMKGSPKLPSCGFSAQAVQALSACGERFAYVDILQNPDIRAELPKYANWPTFPQLWVDGELVGGCDILIEMYQRGELQQLIKETAAKYKTEEPDAE; the protein is encoded by the coding sequence ATGAGCACCACTATCGAAAAAATCCAGCGCCAGATCGCTGAAAACCCGATTCTCCTGTACATGAAAGGTTCTCCAAAACTGCCAAGCTGCGGTTTTTCCGCTCAGGCTGTGCAGGCGCTGTCTGCCTGTGGTGAACGCTTTGCTTATGTTGATATTCTGCAAAACCCGGATATTCGCGCCGAGTTGCCGAAATACGCAAACTGGCCAACCTTCCCGCAGCTGTGGGTTGATGGTGAGCTGGTTGGCGGCTGCGACATTTTAATCGAAATGTACCAGCGCGGTGAATTGCAGCAGCTTATCAAAGAGACTGCGGCGAAGTACAAAACCGAAGAGCCGGACGCTGAGTAA
- the rnt gene encoding ribonuclease T has translation MSDNAQLSGLCDRFRGFYPVVIDVETAGFNAKTDALLEIAAITLKMDEQGWLMPDMTLHFHVEPFEGANLQPEALAFNGIDPSNPLRGAVSEYDALHAIFKMVRKGIKDSGCNRAIMVAHNATFDHSFMMAAAERASLKRNPFHPFVTFDTAALSGLSLGQTVLSKACLAAGMEFDGNQAHSALYDTERTAVLFCEIVNRWKRLGGWPLPMPEEA, from the coding sequence ATGTCCGATAACGCTCAACTTTCCGGTCTGTGTGACCGTTTTCGTGGTTTTTATCCTGTCGTCATTGATGTAGAAACAGCAGGATTTAACGCCAAAACCGATGCGCTGCTCGAGATTGCAGCCATCACGCTGAAAATGGATGAACAAGGCTGGCTGATGCCGGACATGACGTTGCATTTCCACGTCGAACCGTTTGAAGGGGCAAATCTGCAACCAGAAGCACTTGCGTTTAACGGTATTGATCCGAGCAACCCGCTGCGCGGCGCGGTCAGCGAATACGACGCCCTGCACGCCATATTCAAAATGGTGCGTAAAGGCATCAAAGACAGCGGCTGCAATCGGGCGATTATGGTTGCGCATAATGCCACCTTCGATCACAGCTTCATGATGGCAGCCGCCGAACGCGCCTCGCTGAAGCGCAACCCATTTCACCCGTTTGTGACCTTTGACACTGCGGCCTTAAGCGGTCTTTCGCTCGGGCAAACCGTACTGTCTAAAGCGTGTCTGGCTGCAGGAATGGAGTTTGATGGCAACCAGGCGCACTCTGCGCTGTATGACACCGAACGGACGGCAGTGCTGTTTTGCGAAATCGTTAACCGCTGGAAACGCCTTGGTGGGTGGCCCCTGCCAATGCCTGAAGAGGCATAA
- the gloA gene encoding lactoylglutathione lyase: MRLLHTMLRVGDLQRSIEFYTNVLGMKLLRTSENPEYKYSLAFVGYGPETDEAVIELTYNWGVDKYDLGTAYGHIALSVDNAAEACERIRQNGGNVTREAGPVKGGTTVIAFVEDPDGYKIELIEEKDAGRGLGD, translated from the coding sequence ATGCGTTTACTTCATACCATGCTGCGCGTAGGTGACCTGCAGCGTTCCATCGAATTTTACACCAACGTGCTGGGCATGAAGCTGCTGCGTACCAGTGAAAACCCTGAATACAAGTATTCTCTGGCCTTTGTCGGTTACGGTCCTGAGACCGATGAAGCCGTCATTGAGCTGACCTACAACTGGGGCGTCGACAAATATGACCTGGGCACTGCCTACGGCCACATTGCTCTGAGCGTAGACAACGCCGCAGAAGCCTGCGAGCGCATTCGTCAGAACGGCGGCAACGTGACGCGCGAAGCGGGTCCGGTCAAAGGCGGGACGACGGTTATCGCATTTGTAGAAGATCCGGACGGTTACAAAATCGAACTGATCGAAGAGAAAGACGCAGGCCGCGGCCTGGGTGACTAA
- a CDS encoding alkene reductase, protein MSSEKLFSPLKVGAITAANRVFMAPLTRLRSIEPGDIPTPLMAEYYRQRASAGLIISEATQISAQAKGYAGAPGLHSAAQIEAWKKITAAVHAEQGHIAVQLWHTGRISHVSLQPNGQPPVAPSAISAGTRTSLRDENGLATRADTSMPRALETDEIPGIVNDFRQAIANAREAGFDMVELHSAHGYLLHQFLSPTSNQRTDQYGGSVENRARLVLEVVDAGIKEWGADRIGIRVSPIGSFQNVDNGPNEEADALYLIEQLGKRGIAYLHMSEPDWAGGEPYSDAFREKVRARFHGPIIGAGAYTPEKAEALIEKGLIDAVAFGRAYIANPDLVARLQHKAELNPQRAESFYGGGAEGYTDYPTL, encoded by the coding sequence ATGTCATCTGAAAAATTGTTTTCCCCGCTGAAAGTAGGTGCCATCACGGCGGCCAACCGCGTATTTATGGCCCCACTGACGCGCCTGCGTAGCATCGAACCTGGCGACATCCCAACTCCGCTGATGGCCGAGTATTATCGCCAACGCGCCAGCGCTGGTCTTATCATCAGCGAGGCCACTCAGATATCTGCTCAGGCAAAAGGCTACGCCGGTGCGCCGGGATTACACAGCGCAGCGCAAATTGAAGCCTGGAAAAAAATCACCGCCGCCGTCCACGCTGAACAAGGTCATATTGCCGTACAGTTGTGGCACACCGGTCGTATCTCTCACGTCAGCCTGCAGCCGAACGGACAACCGCCAGTTGCCCCTTCTGCCATCAGCGCCGGTACCCGTACCTCGCTGCGCGATGAAAACGGTCTGGCAACGCGTGCCGACACCTCAATGCCGCGCGCCCTGGAAACCGACGAAATCCCGGGCATCGTCAATGATTTCCGTCAGGCCATCGCCAACGCACGCGAGGCTGGCTTTGACATGGTTGAGCTGCACTCTGCCCATGGCTATTTGCTACACCAGTTCCTGTCACCCACCTCTAACCAGCGTACCGATCAGTACGGCGGCAGCGTCGAAAATCGTGCACGTCTGGTGCTGGAAGTCGTTGATGCCGGTATCAAAGAATGGGGCGCAGACCGGATTGGCATCCGCGTATCCCCTATCGGCTCTTTCCAGAACGTTGATAACGGCCCGAATGAAGAAGCCGATGCGTTGTACCTGATTGAACAGCTGGGTAAACGTGGTATCGCTTATCTGCACATGTCCGAACCAGACTGGGCCGGCGGAGAGCCGTATAGCGATGCGTTCCGCGAGAAAGTTCGCGCGCGTTTCCACGGTCCGATTATTGGTGCTGGTGCCTACACCCCGGAAAAAGCAGAAGCGCTGATTGAGAAAGGGTTAATCGACGCCGTCGCCTTTGGCCGCGCCTATATTGCCAACCCGGATTTGGTCGCACGTTTGCAGCACAAAGCAGAACTGAACCCACAGCGCGCAGAGAGTTTCTACGGCGGCGGTGCAGAGGGTTACACGGATTATCCGACCCTGTAA
- a CDS encoding TetR/AcrR family transcriptional regulator, whose product MNKATEHDTREHLLATGERLCMQRGFTGMGLSELLKTAEVPKGSFYHYFRSKEAFGVSMLERHYAAYHLRLATHLASGAGNYRDRILAYYQETLNQFSQHGIISGCLTVKLSAEVCDLSEDMRTAMDKGARHIITLLAQALEKGRDTHCLSFTGEPLQQAQVLYALWLGANLQAKMSRSATPLENALAHVKNIIATPAV is encoded by the coding sequence ATGAACAAAGCAACTGAACACGACACACGTGAACATCTTCTGGCAACCGGCGAGCGGCTTTGCATGCAGCGCGGTTTCACCGGTATGGGTTTAAGCGAACTGCTGAAAACCGCCGAGGTGCCCAAAGGGTCGTTTTACCACTATTTTCGCTCTAAAGAAGCGTTCGGTGTTTCCATGCTTGAACGCCATTACGCGGCCTACCACCTTCGGCTGGCCACACATTTGGCGTCGGGTGCTGGTAACTACCGCGACAGAATCCTCGCCTACTATCAGGAAACCCTGAATCAGTTTAGTCAACACGGCATTATTAGCGGTTGCTTAACGGTCAAACTGTCGGCTGAAGTATGCGATCTCTCTGAAGATATGCGTACGGCGATGGATAAAGGCGCTCGGCACATTATTACCCTGCTGGCGCAAGCGCTGGAAAAAGGTCGCGACACACACTGCCTGTCGTTTACCGGCGAACCGCTGCAGCAAGCGCAGGTGCTGTATGCGCTGTGGCTCGGGGCCAACCTGCAGGCCAAGATGTCTCGCAGTGCCACCCCACTGGAAAATGCGCTGGCACACGTTAAAAACATTATTGCAACGCCTGCCGTTTAA
- a CDS encoding DUF1289 domain-containing protein — protein sequence MAEQLEFFPVQSPCRGICQSDERGFCRGCFRSRDERFNWQKMSDAEKQDVLRLCRQRLMRKLRANKPSPPEEPQQPSLF from the coding sequence GTGGCCGAACAGCTGGAGTTTTTCCCCGTCCAGAGCCCGTGCCGCGGGATCTGCCAGTCCGACGAACGCGGCTTTTGCCGTGGATGTTTTCGTAGCCGGGATGAGCGCTTTAACTGGCAGAAAATGAGCGATGCCGAAAAGCAGGATGTGCTGCGTCTTTGTCGTCAGCGTCTGATGCGTAAATTACGTGCAAACAAACCCAGCCCGCCAGAAGAACCGCAACAACCTTCACTCTTTTAA
- a CDS encoding aldo/keto reductase, with product MVQRITIAPQGPEFSRFVMGYWRLMDWNMSARQLVSFIEEHLDLGVTTVDHADIYGGYQCEAAFGEAMKLAPHLREKMQIVTKCGIATTARAENTLGHYITDSDHIIASAEQSLKLLATDHIDLLLIHRPDPLMDADEVAEAFKKLHHSGKVRHFGVSNFTPAQFSLLQSRLPFTLATNQVEISPVHQPLLLDGTLDQLQQLRIRPMAWSCLGGGRLFNDDAFQPLRNELATIAQELNAQSIEQVVYAWILRLPSQPLPIIGSGKIERVRAAIEAESLTMSRQQWFRIRKAALGYDVP from the coding sequence ATGGTTCAGCGTATTACTATTGCGCCGCAAGGCCCGGAATTTTCTCGCTTTGTCATGGGGTACTGGCGGCTGATGGACTGGAATATGTCCGCGCGCCAGCTCGTCAGCTTTATTGAAGAACATCTTGACCTGGGCGTAACCACCGTCGATCACGCTGATATTTATGGTGGATACCAGTGCGAAGCGGCGTTTGGCGAGGCGATGAAGCTGGCTCCGCATCTGCGTGAAAAAATGCAGATCGTGACCAAATGCGGTATTGCCACCACGGCACGGGCGGAAAATACCCTCGGTCACTACATCACCGACAGCGACCATATTATTGCCAGCGCGGAGCAGTCGCTGAAACTGCTGGCGACCGACCATATTGATCTGCTCTTGATCCATCGTCCCGATCCGCTGATGGATGCCGACGAAGTGGCTGAGGCGTTTAAGAAACTGCATCATAGCGGCAAAGTGCGTCACTTTGGCGTGTCTAACTTTACGCCTGCGCAGTTTTCCCTGCTGCAATCACGTCTGCCGTTTACGCTGGCAACCAATCAGGTTGAGATTTCCCCGGTGCATCAGCCACTGCTGCTGGATGGCACCTTAGATCAGCTGCAACAACTGCGTATCCGGCCAATGGCCTGGTCCTGTCTGGGTGGTGGACGACTGTTCAATGATGATGCTTTCCAACCGCTGCGCAATGAACTCGCCACCATTGCGCAAGAATTGAATGCGCAGTCCATTGAGCAGGTGGTCTATGCGTGGATCCTTCGTCTACCGTCACAGCCGCTGCCGATTATTGGCTCAGGGAAAATTGAGCGTGTTCGCGCTGCTATTGAGGCCGAATCGTTAACCATGTCCCGCCAGCAATGGTTCCGTATCCGTAAAGCCGCGCTGGGTTACGACGTACCGTAA
- the sodC gene encoding superoxide dismutase [Cu-Zn] SodC — protein sequence MKRLSIAIITLLACAGAQAASEQVEMNLVTSQGVGQSIGSVTISETAQGLAFTPDLKALPPGEHGFHVHANGSCQPAIKEGKASAAESAGGHLDPHKTGKHEGPEGAGHMGDLPLLVVNAEGYATTTVTAPRLKSLDEVKGKALMVHVGGDNMSDQPKPLGGGGARYACGVIK from the coding sequence ATGAAGCGTTTGAGTATCGCCATAATCACCTTACTGGCCTGTGCGGGCGCACAGGCTGCCAGTGAGCAAGTTGAGATGAACCTGGTGACTTCGCAAGGGGTAGGTCAGTCGATTGGTTCAGTAACTATTTCTGAAACTGCGCAAGGGCTGGCGTTTACGCCTGACCTGAAAGCACTGCCGCCAGGAGAACATGGTTTCCATGTCCATGCCAACGGCAGCTGTCAGCCTGCGATTAAAGAAGGCAAAGCTTCTGCCGCTGAATCGGCAGGGGGACATCTTGACCCGCATAAAACCGGAAAACATGAAGGTCCGGAGGGGGCTGGGCACATGGGCGACCTGCCGTTGCTGGTGGTCAATGCCGAAGGTTACGCCACAACGACTGTTACCGCCCCACGCCTGAAATCACTGGATGAGGTCAAAGGTAAGGCGCTGATGGTCCATGTGGGTGGCGATAACATGTCCGATCAGCCAAAACCTCTAGGCGGTGGCGGGGCGCGTTACGCCTGCGGGGTTATCAAATAA